The following are encoded together in the Glycine max cultivar Williams 82 chromosome 8, Glycine_max_v4.0, whole genome shotgun sequence genome:
- the LOC100809222 gene encoding probable LRR receptor-like serine/threonine-protein kinase At1g67720-like isoform X1 — protein MDLSSLFLVLIPLLTSLAVCQLEEFVSIDCGGTSNYSDTSTGLAWISDSSIMQHGISVEVENPNGRSMLQYQKRRDFPIDSNKKYCYTLSTEERRRYLVRATFQYGSLDSGDTYPQFQLYLDATKWATVSIYDASRVYVKEMIIRAPSNSIDVCMCCATTGSPFISTLELRPLNLSMYATDFEDNFFLEVAARINFGAPTEDAVRYPDDPYDRIWDSDLIKRQNYLVGVAPGTERISTTKNIDIETREYPPVKVMQSAVVGTKGVLSYRLNLEDFPANARAYAYFAEIEDLGQNESRKFKLKQPYIADYSNAVVNIAENANGSYTLYEPSYMNVTLEFVLSFSFVMAPDSTRGPLLNALEISKYVQIASKTDKQDSTVVTAFQLLSAESSQTNEGDPCVPTPWEWVNCSTTTPPRITKIILSRRNVKGEISPELSNMEALTELWLDGNLLTGQLPDMSKLINLKIVHLENNKLTGRLPSYMGSLPSLQALFIQNNSFSGEIPAGLISKKIVFNYDGNPELYRGNKKHFKMVVGISIGVLVILLILFLVSLVLLLKTRRKASQKKREEKGISGRTNSKPGYSFLRGGNLMDENTTCHITLSELKEATDNFSKKIGKGSFGSVYYGKMRDGKEIAVKSMNESSCHGNQQFVNEVALLSRIHHRNLVPLIGYCEEECQHILVYEYMHNGTLRDHIHESSKKKNLDWLTRLRIAEDAAKGLEYLHTGCNPSIIHRDIKTGNILLDINMRAKVSDFGLSRLAEEDLTHISSIARGTVGYLDPEYYASQQLTEKSDVYSFGVVLLELISGKKPVSSEDYGDEMNIVHWARSLTRKGDAMSIIDPSLAGNAKTESIWRVVEIAMQCVAQHGASRPRMQEIILAIQDATKIEKGTENKLKSSSFSGSSSSKPQHSSRKTLLTSFLEIESPDVSNGCLPSAR, from the exons ATGGATttatcttctctctttcttgtttTAATCCCTCTATTGACATCACTTGCTGTTTGCCAACTTGAAG AATTTGTTAGCATTGATTGTGGAGGGACAAGTAACTACAGTGATACCAGCACGGGGTTGGCATGGATCTCAGATTCTAGTATCATGCAACATGGCATTTCAGTGGAAGTGGAAAATCCAAATGGAAGAAGCATGTTGCAGTATCAAAAGCGAAGAGACTTTCCCATAGACAGCAACAAGAAGTACTGTTACACACTAAGCacagaagagagaagaagatatTTGGTGAGAGCAACGTTTCAATATGGAAGCTTGGACAGTGGAGACACATACCCTCAGTTTCAGCTCTACTTGGATGCAACAAAATGGGCTACTGTGTCAATTTATGATGCCTCAAGAGTATATGTTAAGGAAATGATCATCAGGGCACCCTCAAATTCTATTGATGTCTGCATGTGTTGTGCTACGACTGGTTCTCCTTTTATATCTACCCTTGAGTTGCGACCCTTGAATCTTTCAATGTATGCCACAGATTTTGAGGACAATTTCTTCTTGGAAGTTGCTGCAAGAATAAACTTTGGTGCTCCAACTGAAGATGCTGTCAG GTACCCGGATGACCCGTATGATAGAATTTGGGATTCTGATCTTATTAAAAGGCAAAATTATCTTGTTGGGGTGGCGCCAGGCACAGAAAGAATTAGCACTACGAAGAACATAGATATAGAGACTAGAGAATACCCACCTGTTAAAGTTATGCAAAGTGCAGTTGTTGGCACAAAAGGAGTACTCAGCTACAGATTGAACCTGGAAGACTTCCCCGCCAATGCTCGAGCTTATGCATATTTTGCAGAAATTGAAGATTTGGGTCAGAATGAGAGTCGAAAATTCAAACTAAAGCAACCTTATATAGCTGACTATAGCAATGCAGTAGTTAACATTGCTGAGAATGCCAATGGGAGCTACACTTTATATGAACCAAGTTACATGAATGTGACTCTCGAATTTGTTTTATCATTCTCCTTTGTTATGGCCCCAGATTCTACTCGAGGACCTCTTCTAAATGCATTGGAAATAAGTAAATATGTACAGATTGCTTCAAAGACAGACAAGCAAGACT CAACCGTTGTAACTGCATTTCAATTATTGTCTGCTGAAAGTTCCCAAACAAACGAAGGCGATCCTTGTGTCCCAACTCCCTGGGAATGGGTGAATTGTAGTACCACCACGCCTCCAAGAATTACTAAAAT AATTCTTTCGAGGAGGAATGTGAAGGGTGAAATCTCACCTGAGCTTAGCAATATGGAAGCTTTGACAGAGTT GTGGTTAGATGGCAACTTGCTTACTGGACAGTTACCTGACATGAGCAAACTTATAAATCTAAAGATTGT GCATTTAGAGAACAACAAGTTGACAGGTCGACTACCATCTTACATGGGTAGTTTGCCAAGCTTACAAGCATT GTTCATACAGAACAACTCATTTAGCGGGGAAATACCAGCCGGattaatatctaaaaaaatCGTTTTCAA CTATGATGGTAATCCTGAACTATACAGAGGAAACAAGAAGCATTTTAAGATGGTTGTGGGAATTTCAATTGGAGTACTAGTGATTCTATTAATATTATTCTTAGTAAGTTTGGTGCTATTGCTTAAAACACGTAGAAAGGCATCTCAAAAGAAACGTGAGGAAAAAG GCATTTCTGGACGCACTAATAGTAAACCTGGATACTCATTTCTTCGGGGTGGAAATTTAATGGATGAAAATACTACTTGCCATATTACACTCTCAGAGTTGAAAGAAGCTACTgacaatttttcaaagaaaattggCAAAGGAAGCTTTGGATCTGTCTACTATGGGAAAATGAGAGATGGAAAAGAAATAGCAGTTAAAAGTATGAATGAATCATCTTGTCACGGGAACCAGCAATTTGTTAATGAG GTGGCCCTCCTATCCAGAATTCATCACAGAAATTTGGTTCCTTTGATTGGATATTGTGAAGAAGAATGTCAGCATATTCTGGTTTACGAGTATATGCACAATGGCACTTTACGCGATCACATTCATG AGAGTTCCAAGAAGAAGAACTTGGACTGGTTAACTCGTCTTCGTATTGCAGAAGATGCCGCTAAAG GTCTTGAATATTTACACACAGGATGCAATCCAAGTATCATTCACCGTGACATAAAGACAGGAAATATTCTCCTAGACATCAATATGAGAGCAAAAGTATCAGATTTTGGACTCTCTAGATTAGCCGAAGAAGATTTAACCCATATATCAAGCATTGCACGAGGAACTGTTGGCTACTTGGATCCTGA GTACTATGCAAGTCAGCAATTGACAGAAAAGAGTGACGTGTATAGTTTTGGAGTTGTTCTGCTAGAACTGATATCTGGAAAAAAACCTGTGTCATCTGAAGATTATGGTGACGAAATGAACATTGTTCACTGG GCAAGATCCTTAACTCGTAAAGGAGATGCAATGAGCATCATTGACCCTTCTCTTGCTGGAAATGCCAAAACCGAGTCCATTTGGAGGGTGGTAGAAATTGCCATGCAGTGTGTAGCACAACATGGTGCCTCCAGGCCAAGGATGCAAGAAATCATTTTGGCTATACAAGATGCAACCAAGATTGAAAAAGGAACAGAAAATAAGCTaaaatcatcatcattttcAGGTAGTAGTAGTTCAAAGCCACAACATTCTTCCCGGAAAACTCTACTCACAAGCTTTCTTGAAATTGAGAGCCCTGACGTGTCAAATGGTTGCCTTCCATCGGCAAGATAA
- the LOC100809222 gene encoding probable LRR receptor-like serine/threonine-protein kinase At1g67720-like isoform X2, which translates to MDLSSLFLVLIPLLTSLAVCQLEEFVSIDCGGTSNYSDTSTGLAWISDSSIMQHGISVEVENPNGRSMLQYQKRRDFPIDSNKKYCYTLSTEERRRYLVRATFQYGSLDSGDTYPQFQLYLDATKWATVSIYDASRVYVKEMIIRAPSNSIDVCMCCATTGSPFISTLELRPLNLSMYATDFEDNFFLEVAARINFGAPTEDAVRYPDDPYDRIWDSDLIKRQNYLVGVAPGTERISTTKNIDIETREYPPVKVMQSAVVGTKGVLSYRLNLEDFPANARAYAYFAEIEDLGQNESRKFKLKQPYIADYSNAVVNIAENANGSYTLYEPSYMNVTLEFVLSFSFVMAPDSTRGPLLNALEISKYVQIASKTDKQDSTVVTAFQLLSAESSQTNEGDPCVPTPWEWVNCSTTTPPRITKIILSRRNVKGEISPELSNMEALTELWLDGNLLTGQLPDMSKLINLKIVHLENNKLTGRLPSYMGSLPSLQALFIQNNSFSGEIPAGLISKKIVFNYDGNPELYRGNKKHFKMVVGISIGVLVILLILFLVSLVLLLKTRRKASQKKREEKGISGRTNSKPGYSFLRGGNLMDENTTCHITLSELKEATDNFSKKIGKGSFGSVYYGKMRDGKEIAVKSMNESSCHGNQQFVNEVALLSRIHHRNLVPLIGYCEEECQHILVYEYMHNGTLRDHIHESSKKKNLDWLTRLRIAEDAAKGCNPSIIHRDIKTGNILLDINMRAKVSDFGLSRLAEEDLTHISSIARGTVGYLDPEYYASQQLTEKSDVYSFGVVLLELISGKKPVSSEDYGDEMNIVHWARSLTRKGDAMSIIDPSLAGNAKTESIWRVVEIAMQCVAQHGASRPRMQEIILAIQDATKIEKGTENKLKSSSFSGSSSSKPQHSSRKTLLTSFLEIESPDVSNGCLPSAR; encoded by the exons ATGGATttatcttctctctttcttgtttTAATCCCTCTATTGACATCACTTGCTGTTTGCCAACTTGAAG AATTTGTTAGCATTGATTGTGGAGGGACAAGTAACTACAGTGATACCAGCACGGGGTTGGCATGGATCTCAGATTCTAGTATCATGCAACATGGCATTTCAGTGGAAGTGGAAAATCCAAATGGAAGAAGCATGTTGCAGTATCAAAAGCGAAGAGACTTTCCCATAGACAGCAACAAGAAGTACTGTTACACACTAAGCacagaagagagaagaagatatTTGGTGAGAGCAACGTTTCAATATGGAAGCTTGGACAGTGGAGACACATACCCTCAGTTTCAGCTCTACTTGGATGCAACAAAATGGGCTACTGTGTCAATTTATGATGCCTCAAGAGTATATGTTAAGGAAATGATCATCAGGGCACCCTCAAATTCTATTGATGTCTGCATGTGTTGTGCTACGACTGGTTCTCCTTTTATATCTACCCTTGAGTTGCGACCCTTGAATCTTTCAATGTATGCCACAGATTTTGAGGACAATTTCTTCTTGGAAGTTGCTGCAAGAATAAACTTTGGTGCTCCAACTGAAGATGCTGTCAG GTACCCGGATGACCCGTATGATAGAATTTGGGATTCTGATCTTATTAAAAGGCAAAATTATCTTGTTGGGGTGGCGCCAGGCACAGAAAGAATTAGCACTACGAAGAACATAGATATAGAGACTAGAGAATACCCACCTGTTAAAGTTATGCAAAGTGCAGTTGTTGGCACAAAAGGAGTACTCAGCTACAGATTGAACCTGGAAGACTTCCCCGCCAATGCTCGAGCTTATGCATATTTTGCAGAAATTGAAGATTTGGGTCAGAATGAGAGTCGAAAATTCAAACTAAAGCAACCTTATATAGCTGACTATAGCAATGCAGTAGTTAACATTGCTGAGAATGCCAATGGGAGCTACACTTTATATGAACCAAGTTACATGAATGTGACTCTCGAATTTGTTTTATCATTCTCCTTTGTTATGGCCCCAGATTCTACTCGAGGACCTCTTCTAAATGCATTGGAAATAAGTAAATATGTACAGATTGCTTCAAAGACAGACAAGCAAGACT CAACCGTTGTAACTGCATTTCAATTATTGTCTGCTGAAAGTTCCCAAACAAACGAAGGCGATCCTTGTGTCCCAACTCCCTGGGAATGGGTGAATTGTAGTACCACCACGCCTCCAAGAATTACTAAAAT AATTCTTTCGAGGAGGAATGTGAAGGGTGAAATCTCACCTGAGCTTAGCAATATGGAAGCTTTGACAGAGTT GTGGTTAGATGGCAACTTGCTTACTGGACAGTTACCTGACATGAGCAAACTTATAAATCTAAAGATTGT GCATTTAGAGAACAACAAGTTGACAGGTCGACTACCATCTTACATGGGTAGTTTGCCAAGCTTACAAGCATT GTTCATACAGAACAACTCATTTAGCGGGGAAATACCAGCCGGattaatatctaaaaaaatCGTTTTCAA CTATGATGGTAATCCTGAACTATACAGAGGAAACAAGAAGCATTTTAAGATGGTTGTGGGAATTTCAATTGGAGTACTAGTGATTCTATTAATATTATTCTTAGTAAGTTTGGTGCTATTGCTTAAAACACGTAGAAAGGCATCTCAAAAGAAACGTGAGGAAAAAG GCATTTCTGGACGCACTAATAGTAAACCTGGATACTCATTTCTTCGGGGTGGAAATTTAATGGATGAAAATACTACTTGCCATATTACACTCTCAGAGTTGAAAGAAGCTACTgacaatttttcaaagaaaattggCAAAGGAAGCTTTGGATCTGTCTACTATGGGAAAATGAGAGATGGAAAAGAAATAGCAGTTAAAAGTATGAATGAATCATCTTGTCACGGGAACCAGCAATTTGTTAATGAG GTGGCCCTCCTATCCAGAATTCATCACAGAAATTTGGTTCCTTTGATTGGATATTGTGAAGAAGAATGTCAGCATATTCTGGTTTACGAGTATATGCACAATGGCACTTTACGCGATCACATTCATG AGAGTTCCAAGAAGAAGAACTTGGACTGGTTAACTCGTCTTCGTATTGCAGAAGATGCCGCTAAAG GATGCAATCCAAGTATCATTCACCGTGACATAAAGACAGGAAATATTCTCCTAGACATCAATATGAGAGCAAAAGTATCAGATTTTGGACTCTCTAGATTAGCCGAAGAAGATTTAACCCATATATCAAGCATTGCACGAGGAACTGTTGGCTACTTGGATCCTGA GTACTATGCAAGTCAGCAATTGACAGAAAAGAGTGACGTGTATAGTTTTGGAGTTGTTCTGCTAGAACTGATATCTGGAAAAAAACCTGTGTCATCTGAAGATTATGGTGACGAAATGAACATTGTTCACTGG GCAAGATCCTTAACTCGTAAAGGAGATGCAATGAGCATCATTGACCCTTCTCTTGCTGGAAATGCCAAAACCGAGTCCATTTGGAGGGTGGTAGAAATTGCCATGCAGTGTGTAGCACAACATGGTGCCTCCAGGCCAAGGATGCAAGAAATCATTTTGGCTATACAAGATGCAACCAAGATTGAAAAAGGAACAGAAAATAAGCTaaaatcatcatcattttcAGGTAGTAGTAGTTCAAAGCCACAACATTCTTCCCGGAAAACTCTACTCACAAGCTTTCTTGAAATTGAGAGCCCTGACGTGTCAAATGGTTGCCTTCCATCGGCAAGATAA
- the LOC100809222 gene encoding probable LRR receptor-like serine/threonine-protein kinase At1g67720-like isoform X3, translating to MDLSSLFLVLIPLLTSLAVCQLEEFVSIDCGGTSNYSDTSTGLAWISDSSIMQHGISVEVENPNGRSMLQYQKRRDFPIDSNKKYCYTLSTEERRRYLVRATFQYGSLDSGDTYPQFQLYLDATKWATVSIYDASRVYVKEMIIRAPSNSIDVCMCCATTGSPFISTLELRPLNLSMYATDFEDNFFLEVAARINFGAPTEDAVRYPDDPYDRIWDSDLIKRQNYLVGVAPGTERISTTKNIDIETREYPPVKVMQSAVVGTKGVLSYRLNLEDFPANARAYAYFAEIEDLGQNESRKFKLKQPYIADYSNAVVNIAENANGSYTLYEPSYMNVTLEFVLSFSFVMAPDSTRGPLLNALEISKYVQIASKTDKQDSTVVTAFQLLSAESSQTNEGDPCVPTPWEWVNCSTTTPPRITKIILSRRNVKGEISPELSNMEALTELHLENNKLTGRLPSYMGSLPSLQALFIQNNSFSGEIPAGLISKKIVFNYDGNPELYRGNKKHFKMVVGISIGVLVILLILFLVSLVLLLKTRRKASQKKREEKGISGRTNSKPGYSFLRGGNLMDENTTCHITLSELKEATDNFSKKIGKGSFGSVYYGKMRDGKEIAVKSMNESSCHGNQQFVNEVALLSRIHHRNLVPLIGYCEEECQHILVYEYMHNGTLRDHIHESSKKKNLDWLTRLRIAEDAAKGLEYLHTGCNPSIIHRDIKTGNILLDINMRAKVSDFGLSRLAEEDLTHISSIARGTVGYLDPEYYASQQLTEKSDVYSFGVVLLELISGKKPVSSEDYGDEMNIVHWARSLTRKGDAMSIIDPSLAGNAKTESIWRVVEIAMQCVAQHGASRPRMQEIILAIQDATKIEKGTENKLKSSSFSGSSSSKPQHSSRKTLLTSFLEIESPDVSNGCLPSAR from the exons ATGGATttatcttctctctttcttgtttTAATCCCTCTATTGACATCACTTGCTGTTTGCCAACTTGAAG AATTTGTTAGCATTGATTGTGGAGGGACAAGTAACTACAGTGATACCAGCACGGGGTTGGCATGGATCTCAGATTCTAGTATCATGCAACATGGCATTTCAGTGGAAGTGGAAAATCCAAATGGAAGAAGCATGTTGCAGTATCAAAAGCGAAGAGACTTTCCCATAGACAGCAACAAGAAGTACTGTTACACACTAAGCacagaagagagaagaagatatTTGGTGAGAGCAACGTTTCAATATGGAAGCTTGGACAGTGGAGACACATACCCTCAGTTTCAGCTCTACTTGGATGCAACAAAATGGGCTACTGTGTCAATTTATGATGCCTCAAGAGTATATGTTAAGGAAATGATCATCAGGGCACCCTCAAATTCTATTGATGTCTGCATGTGTTGTGCTACGACTGGTTCTCCTTTTATATCTACCCTTGAGTTGCGACCCTTGAATCTTTCAATGTATGCCACAGATTTTGAGGACAATTTCTTCTTGGAAGTTGCTGCAAGAATAAACTTTGGTGCTCCAACTGAAGATGCTGTCAG GTACCCGGATGACCCGTATGATAGAATTTGGGATTCTGATCTTATTAAAAGGCAAAATTATCTTGTTGGGGTGGCGCCAGGCACAGAAAGAATTAGCACTACGAAGAACATAGATATAGAGACTAGAGAATACCCACCTGTTAAAGTTATGCAAAGTGCAGTTGTTGGCACAAAAGGAGTACTCAGCTACAGATTGAACCTGGAAGACTTCCCCGCCAATGCTCGAGCTTATGCATATTTTGCAGAAATTGAAGATTTGGGTCAGAATGAGAGTCGAAAATTCAAACTAAAGCAACCTTATATAGCTGACTATAGCAATGCAGTAGTTAACATTGCTGAGAATGCCAATGGGAGCTACACTTTATATGAACCAAGTTACATGAATGTGACTCTCGAATTTGTTTTATCATTCTCCTTTGTTATGGCCCCAGATTCTACTCGAGGACCTCTTCTAAATGCATTGGAAATAAGTAAATATGTACAGATTGCTTCAAAGACAGACAAGCAAGACT CAACCGTTGTAACTGCATTTCAATTATTGTCTGCTGAAAGTTCCCAAACAAACGAAGGCGATCCTTGTGTCCCAACTCCCTGGGAATGGGTGAATTGTAGTACCACCACGCCTCCAAGAATTACTAAAAT AATTCTTTCGAGGAGGAATGTGAAGGGTGAAATCTCACCTGAGCTTAGCAATATGGAAGCTTTGACAGAGTT GCATTTAGAGAACAACAAGTTGACAGGTCGACTACCATCTTACATGGGTAGTTTGCCAAGCTTACAAGCATT GTTCATACAGAACAACTCATTTAGCGGGGAAATACCAGCCGGattaatatctaaaaaaatCGTTTTCAA CTATGATGGTAATCCTGAACTATACAGAGGAAACAAGAAGCATTTTAAGATGGTTGTGGGAATTTCAATTGGAGTACTAGTGATTCTATTAATATTATTCTTAGTAAGTTTGGTGCTATTGCTTAAAACACGTAGAAAGGCATCTCAAAAGAAACGTGAGGAAAAAG GCATTTCTGGACGCACTAATAGTAAACCTGGATACTCATTTCTTCGGGGTGGAAATTTAATGGATGAAAATACTACTTGCCATATTACACTCTCAGAGTTGAAAGAAGCTACTgacaatttttcaaagaaaattggCAAAGGAAGCTTTGGATCTGTCTACTATGGGAAAATGAGAGATGGAAAAGAAATAGCAGTTAAAAGTATGAATGAATCATCTTGTCACGGGAACCAGCAATTTGTTAATGAG GTGGCCCTCCTATCCAGAATTCATCACAGAAATTTGGTTCCTTTGATTGGATATTGTGAAGAAGAATGTCAGCATATTCTGGTTTACGAGTATATGCACAATGGCACTTTACGCGATCACATTCATG AGAGTTCCAAGAAGAAGAACTTGGACTGGTTAACTCGTCTTCGTATTGCAGAAGATGCCGCTAAAG GTCTTGAATATTTACACACAGGATGCAATCCAAGTATCATTCACCGTGACATAAAGACAGGAAATATTCTCCTAGACATCAATATGAGAGCAAAAGTATCAGATTTTGGACTCTCTAGATTAGCCGAAGAAGATTTAACCCATATATCAAGCATTGCACGAGGAACTGTTGGCTACTTGGATCCTGA GTACTATGCAAGTCAGCAATTGACAGAAAAGAGTGACGTGTATAGTTTTGGAGTTGTTCTGCTAGAACTGATATCTGGAAAAAAACCTGTGTCATCTGAAGATTATGGTGACGAAATGAACATTGTTCACTGG GCAAGATCCTTAACTCGTAAAGGAGATGCAATGAGCATCATTGACCCTTCTCTTGCTGGAAATGCCAAAACCGAGTCCATTTGGAGGGTGGTAGAAATTGCCATGCAGTGTGTAGCACAACATGGTGCCTCCAGGCCAAGGATGCAAGAAATCATTTTGGCTATACAAGATGCAACCAAGATTGAAAAAGGAACAGAAAATAAGCTaaaatcatcatcattttcAGGTAGTAGTAGTTCAAAGCCACAACATTCTTCCCGGAAAACTCTACTCACAAGCTTTCTTGAAATTGAGAGCCCTGACGTGTCAAATGGTTGCCTTCCATCGGCAAGATAA